A window of the Heptranchias perlo isolate sHepPer1 chromosome 37, sHepPer1.hap1, whole genome shotgun sequence genome harbors these coding sequences:
- the LOC137304428 gene encoding protein GPR108-like, translating into MMAGRGVGTLSLVFLVIVGSTARIHRLTLKGDTRSKVHLNTFGFYTNGTLEVNLTSLRLRTDIALEKIIIGFSLSKSKTDGVAAYTVDESDTCLLNKYNKSSGEPFTLFNFDLKQNKVLMKKFGQQKKLSISGPDDGKNSEIKDATHAKKDAARKKRGAPQNQSNGTAKGKVEPIKEMKEKNEEVFKLSKVNDSYTFNFFVKILSAAEEGLYTLSFHNCYKAATIGKESPVAFDMTIEIMARNPRNFLSAGEIPLPLLYLVMSGFFFAAALFWVYLLLKHRYSVFKIHWLMAALAFTKSISILFHAINYYFIAVKGSAIEGWAVMYYITHLLKGALLFITLALIGTGWAFVKYILSDKDKKIFMIVIPLQVLANTAYIIIESTEEGTSEYALWKEILFLVDLICCGAILFPVVWSIRHLQEASSTDGKAAMNLAKLKLFRHFYVMIVCYIYFTRIIAILLKFTVPFQWQWMYNLLVEVSTLVFFVLTGYKFRPASNNPYLQLPQDEEDVTMDEVLTESGLLENVTKVKKTSNGREQMRDSSV; encoded by the exons gGAGACACAAGATCAAAAGTTCACTTGAACACATTTGGCTTCTACACCAATGGGACATTGGAAGTTAACCTGACAAGTCTTCGGTTAAGAACAGACATTGCCTTGGAGAAGATTATA ATTGGATTTAGCCTTTCAAAATCGAAGACTGATGGTGTGGCAGCCTACACG GTAGATGAGTCCGATACATGTTTGCTGAATAAGTACAACAAATCCTCAGGGGAACCGTTCACCCTCTTTAATTTTGACCTGAAGCAGAATAA GGTTTTAATGAAGAAATTTGGTCAACAAAAAAAGCTGTCAATATCAGGACCAGACGATGGAAAGAATTCTGAGATCAAGGACGCGACACATGCGAAAAAAG ATGCGGCAAGAAAGAAACGAGGTGCGCCTCAAAATCAGAGCAATGGCACGGCCAAGGGAAAAGTGGAACCCATTAAAGAG ATGAAAGAGAAGAATGAAGAAGTTTTTAAACTGAGTAAAGTGAATGACTCCTACACCTTCAAT ttcTTTGTAAAGATTCTATCTGCAGCAGAGGAAGGGCTTTATACCCTCAGCTTCCACAACTGCTATAAGGCAGCAACCATAGGAAAAGAAAGCCCTGTTGCATTCGACATGACA ATTGAGATAATGGCAAGAAATCCTAGGAACTTTCTTTCTGCTGGTGAAATCCCACTGCCTCTGCTGTACTTGGTTATGTCTGGGTTTTTCTTTGCTGCAGCCTTGTTCTGGGTTTACCTACTTCTAAAACACAG GTACAGTGTATTTAAAATCCACTGGTTGATGGCTGCATTGGCGTTTACCAAGTCCATCTCCATTCTGTTCCATGCT ATAAACTACTATTTCATTGCTGTTAAAGGATCAGCAATTGAAGGTTGGGCTGTGATGTACTACATTACCCATCT GTTGAAAGGTGCCTTGCTGTTTATTACTTTGGCTCTGATTGGCACAGGATGGGCGTTTGTAAAGTACATCCTATCGGACAAAGACAAGAAGATCTTCATGATCGTAATTCCTCTACAG GTGTTAGCAAATACAGCCTACATCATCATTGAGTCGACTGAAGAGGGGACGAGTGAGTACGCCTTGTGGAAGGAAATACTGTTCCTGGTGGATCTTATTTGCTGTGGAGCGATCCTGTTTCCTGTTGTTTG GTCGATCAGGCATTTGCAAGAGGCCTCGAGCACAGACGGTAAAG CTGCTATGAATCTGGCAAAATTGAAACTCTTCAGGCATTTTTATGTCATG attgtttgctacatttactTCACCAGAATCATTGCTATTCTTCTAAAATTCACTGTCCCATTTCAGTGGCAGTGGATGTATAAT cTGTTGGTGGAGGTGTCAACATTGGTTTTCTTTGTGCTGACTGGGTATAAGTTCCGACCAGCCTCCAACAACCCTTACCTACAGCTCCCACAGGACGAGGAAGATGTTACAATGGATGAAGT ATTGACTGAGTCGGGTTTGCTGGAAAACGTAACCAAAGTGAAGAAGACCAGCAATGGGAGAGAACAAATGCGGGATTCCTCAGTATGA